One genomic window of Evansella cellulosilytica DSM 2522 includes the following:
- a CDS encoding DoxX family membrane protein, with product MFIDFLRNNKIAAGLLTVLRLYLGWSWLTAGWGKVTGGFDASGYLNGVVANETVAATYPTYHAFIENFALPFAGTFSFMVAWGELLVGLGLILGVLTTAAAFFGIVMNFAFMFAGTVSTNPWMVLITIFILAAGYNAGKFGGDRWVIPYLRTVIFRGKLDKTATEIA from the coding sequence ATGTTTATCGATTTCTTACGAAACAACAAAATTGCAGCTGGTCTTTTAACAGTTTTACGTCTTTACTTAGGTTGGTCTTGGTTAACAGCAGGATGGGGAAAAGTGACAGGGGGATTTGATGCTAGTGGATATTTAAACGGTGTTGTTGCTAATGAAACTGTTGCAGCTACTTACCCAACGTACCATGCCTTCATTGAGAACTTTGCACTTCCATTTGCAGGAACATTTAGCTTTATGGTCGCTTGGGGAGAGCTTCTTGTAGGATTAGGATTAATATTAGGTGTATTAACAACAGCTGCAGCGTTCTTTGGTATCGTTATGAACTTCGCATTTATGTTTGCAGGTACTGTGTCTACTAATCCTTGGATGGTTCTCATTACCATTTTCATCTTAGCAGCTGGCTACAATGCAGGTAAATTCGGTGGAGACCGTTGGGTTATCCCTTACCTTCGCACTGTAATTTTCAGAGGAAAACTTGATAAAACAGCAACGGAAATTGCATGA
- a CDS encoding PAS domain S-box protein: MVNNTEYEILDRISDAFFAVDQDWNVTYFNIEATKLLGRDKEEVLYGNLWEKFPEAKYEEVYRQYYKAVKEQVPVFFEMYWPPRDMWYSVRAYPSENGLSVFFQDITEQKQQATLRDDQYKSLFMNNSEAVFSFDLEGNYISINPAMEKLLGYSKDEYLSMNYSPLVIEEEIKKVNSYFSKAASGVTQHYETKSRHKNGRIIDVKVTNMPITIDGEIVGVYGMARDVTEEKKTEKLLLESEKLTAVGQLAASIAHEIRNPLTSIKGFIQLMKTSDDISKAEYFDILADEVTRIELITGELLMLAKPQAHDFHYADISVIIEDVVTLLSSQALMNHVDFNMKIESLPKIKCIENQLKQAFINVIKNGIEAMPHGGMIYITVNEADTNIVIEIKDEGLGIPKTILNKIGSPFYTTKEKGTGLGMMTTIKIIQTHNGTFTISNTNKDGTTIRITLPIKQEFN, from the coding sequence ATGGTAAACAATACCGAATATGAGATACTAGATAGAATATCAGATGCCTTTTTTGCTGTAGATCAAGATTGGAATGTAACATATTTTAATATAGAAGCAACGAAGTTATTGGGAAGAGATAAAGAAGAAGTACTATATGGAAATCTGTGGGAGAAATTCCCAGAGGCGAAATACGAAGAAGTATATAGACAGTACTATAAAGCGGTGAAGGAGCAGGTCCCCGTCTTCTTTGAAATGTATTGGCCGCCACGTGACATGTGGTATAGTGTAAGGGCTTATCCTTCTGAGAATGGCCTTTCTGTATTTTTTCAAGATATTACAGAACAAAAGCAGCAAGCGACATTGCGGGATGATCAGTATAAATCATTATTTATGAATAATTCGGAAGCAGTATTTTCTTTTGATCTTGAAGGTAACTATATAAGCATTAATCCAGCGATGGAAAAACTGTTAGGCTATAGTAAAGATGAGTATTTAAGTATGAATTACTCTCCTTTAGTTATTGAAGAAGAGATAAAAAAAGTGAATTCTTATTTTTCTAAAGCCGCTTCTGGTGTTACACAACACTATGAAACAAAGTCAAGACATAAAAATGGAAGAATTATTGACGTAAAAGTTACCAATATGCCAATTACCATTGACGGTGAAATTGTTGGTGTATATGGCATGGCAAGGGATGTAACAGAAGAAAAGAAAACAGAAAAGCTTTTGTTAGAGTCTGAAAAGCTTACTGCTGTTGGCCAGCTAGCTGCTTCAATTGCACATGAAATAAGAAACCCATTGACTTCAATCAAAGGGTTTATACAGCTGATGAAAACGTCAGATGATATTTCAAAAGCAGAGTACTTTGATATTTTAGCAGATGAAGTAACGAGAATCGAATTAATCACAGGTGAATTGTTAATGCTAGCAAAGCCACAAGCACACGATTTTCACTACGCTGACATAAGTGTCATTATTGAAGATGTAGTTACGCTACTCAGTTCTCAGGCATTAATGAACCATGTTGACTTCAATATGAAGATTGAATCCTTACCTAAAATAAAATGTATCGAAAATCAATTAAAGCAAGCATTTATTAATGTGATAAAAAATGGAATTGAAGCGATGCCTCATGGGGGGATGATATACATTACTGTCAACGAAGCTGATACGAACATCGTTATCGAAATTAAGGACGAAGGACTAGGAATTCCAAAAACAATATTAAATAAAATAGGCTCTCCTTTTTATACGACAAAGGAAAAGGGAACAGGTCTCGGTATGATGACAACGATAAAAATCATACAGACGCATAACGGGACATTTACTATATCAAATACTAATAAAGATGGCACAACTATTAGAATCACCCTGCCAATTAAACAGGAATTTAATTAA
- a CDS encoding LLM class flavin-dependent oxidoreductase, protein MKLSILDQSPISTNQTVHQALQASLTVAQSAEKYGYTRYWIAEHHDLGGLACSAPEIMLSYIGAQTKSIRIGSGAILLPHYKPYKVAEISNMLATLFPGRIDIGIGRAPGGSAEVTNALSTNFLQQVYDMPKSLEALLHYVYNVFSEENKPVAAPIPDIAPHVWLLGTSKKSAQLAAKQGLPYAFGQFMTDNDGRGIINEYIQTFNIQKHNEKPYTILTISAICAETTEKAFEQASSSLIWSIQKARGEGQEGVPSIEKATKISLSLEEKDTVKKMQANMVIGNRKEVAEKLRDIKKMYQADEIMIVTITHSLEDKLKSYELIANELL, encoded by the coding sequence ATGAAGCTTAGCATTTTAGACCAATCACCTATTTCTACAAATCAAACAGTACACCAAGCGTTACAAGCATCATTAACAGTAGCACAATCAGCTGAAAAGTATGGCTATACACGCTATTGGATAGCCGAACACCACGATTTAGGGGGACTTGCCTGCTCTGCTCCTGAAATTATGCTTAGCTATATCGGTGCACAAACAAAAAGCATTCGAATTGGCTCCGGCGCTATTTTACTACCTCACTATAAACCATATAAAGTTGCTGAGATTTCCAATATGCTTGCAACTTTATTCCCTGGAAGAATTGACATTGGCATTGGCCGTGCGCCAGGTGGTTCAGCAGAAGTCACGAATGCTCTTTCTACTAACTTTCTTCAACAAGTTTACGATATGCCAAAATCGTTAGAGGCTCTCCTACATTATGTTTATAACGTCTTTTCAGAAGAAAATAAACCGGTTGCCGCTCCTATCCCTGATATAGCCCCTCATGTATGGCTTTTAGGAACGAGCAAAAAAAGTGCCCAGCTCGCTGCAAAACAAGGATTACCATATGCATTTGGTCAATTTATGACTGATAATGATGGCAGGGGCATTATTAACGAATACATTCAAACGTTTAATATTCAAAAACATAACGAAAAACCATACACCATCCTTACCATTTCAGCTATTTGTGCTGAAACAACTGAAAAAGCATTTGAGCAAGCATCTAGTAGTCTTATTTGGTCTATTCAAAAAGCGCGTGGGGAAGGACAGGAAGGAGTTCCTTCTATTGAAAAAGCTACTAAAATATCGTTGAGCTTAGAGGAAAAAGATACGGTAAAGAAAATGCAAGCAAACATGGTGATTGGGAATCGAAAAGAAGTAGCAGAGAAGCTCCGAGACATCAAAAAAATGTACCAAGCCGACGAAATCATGATCGTCACGATTACACATTCCCTTGAAGACAAACTGAAGTCCTACGAATTAATTGCAAATGAACTTTTGTAA
- a CDS encoding metallophosphoesterase, with protein MYLLLLLMAIIYFFYYENNALTLTDYTIQSHKIPASFEDFKIVQLSDLHGKKFGDDQNRLMEVVKEERPDIIVFTGDLIDSRRGGEENSLLLMERLIEVAPVYYVTGNHEWRSGIYDSLESKLLQLGVVVLRNRSEEIRIDNDSIMIAGIDDPQQDTTGRSDYDVVNEFMNDAITNETEEDYFHILLSHRPELFPVYSKFHMDLIFSGHAHGGQFRLPFVGGVLAPNQGLFPKYASGKQTQEVSTMIVNRGLGNSLFPVRLFNRPEIVVVTLEVD; from the coding sequence ATGTATCTATTATTACTGTTAATGGCAATTATTTATTTTTTCTATTACGAAAATAATGCCCTGACTTTGACAGATTACACAATTCAATCACATAAAATACCTGCTAGCTTTGAAGACTTTAAAATTGTTCAGCTTTCAGATTTGCATGGGAAAAAGTTTGGAGATGACCAAAATAGATTAATGGAGGTAGTGAAAGAGGAAAGGCCAGATATCATCGTATTTACTGGCGATTTAATAGATTCCAGAAGAGGTGGCGAAGAGAATAGTTTACTTTTAATGGAACGTTTAATTGAAGTTGCACCAGTTTATTATGTGACTGGTAATCATGAATGGCGTTCTGGAATCTATGATTCTCTAGAGAGTAAACTACTTCAATTAGGGGTCGTAGTTCTTAGAAATCGTTCTGAAGAAATTCGTATTGATAACGACTCTATAATGATTGCAGGTATTGACGATCCACAACAGGATACAACGGGTCGCTCCGACTATGATGTAGTGAACGAGTTTATGAACGACGCAATCACTAATGAAACGGAGGAAGATTATTTCCATATTTTACTTTCTCATCGACCAGAATTGTTTCCAGTATACTCGAAGTTCCATATGGATTTGATCTTTTCAGGACATGCTCATGGTGGTCAGTTTAGGCTGCCTTTCGTTGGAGGAGTATTAGCACCGAATCAAGGTTTATTTCCGAAGTACGCATCAGGGAAGCAAACCCAAGAAGTTTCTACAATGATTGTAAATAGAGGACTTGGGAATAGTTTGTTTCCAGTAAGGTTATTTAATCGACCGGAAATTGTAGTGGTTACGTTGGAAGTGGATTAA
- a CDS encoding DoxX family membrane protein, whose amino-acid sequence MFMDFLRNNKIAAGLLTVLRLYLGWSWLTAGWGKVTGGFDAGGYLNGVVANETVAATYPTYHAFIENFALPFAGTFSFMVAWGELLVGLGLILGVLTTAAAFFGIVMNFAFMFAGTVSTNPWMILITIFILAAGYNAGKFGGDRWVIPYLRSVIFRGKLDKTVTNAA is encoded by the coding sequence ATGTTTATGGATTTTTTACGAAACAACAAAATTGCAGCTGGTCTTTTAACAGTTTTACGTCTTTACTTAGGATGGTCTTGGTTAACAGCAGGATGGGGAAAAGTAACAGGTGGATTTGATGCAGGCGGATATTTAAACGGTGTTGTTGCTAATGAAACTGTTGCAGCTACTTACCCAACGTACCATGCCTTCATTGAGAATTTTGCACTTCCATTTGCAGGAACATTTAGCTTTATGGTCGCTTGGGGAGAGCTTCTTGTAGGATTAGGATTAATATTAGGTGTATTAACAACAGCGGCAGCGTTCTTCGGTATCGTCATGAACTTCGCATTTATGTTTGCAGGTACAGTGTCTACTAACCCATGGATGATCCTTATTACAATCTTCATCTTAGCTGCTGGCTACAATGCAGGTAAATTCGGTGGAGACCGTTGGGTTATCCCTTACCTTCGCTCTGTAATATTCAGAGGGAAACTTGATAAAACAGTAACGAATGCAGCATAG
- a CDS encoding NupC/NupG family nucleoside CNT transporter yields MNVIWGILGIITVLLIAFLCSSNRKSISFRAVLGGLAIQVTFAFIVLKWEFGQSVLARIALGVDHIISYAYEGIAFLFEGVVASENIGFIFAFEVLPIVIFFSALISVLYYIGVMQLVIQWLGGALSKLLGTSKTESLSAAANIFVGQTEAPLVVKPYLDKMTRSEIFAVMTGGLASVAGSVLIGYSLLGVPLEYLLAASFMAAPAGLVMAKIIVPETEFTERSDELQLEKDKDSANVIDAAARGASTGLQLALNIGAMLLAFMALIALVNGLLSWVGTWFGVENVTLEVILGYIFSPLAFAIGVPWAEAVTAGSFIGQKLILNEFVAYANFSPMIDELTPKTVAVISFALCGFANISSLGILLGGLGNLAPSRRPDIARLGLRAVLAGMLASLLSASIAGMLF; encoded by the coding sequence ATGAATGTTATTTGGGGTATTTTAGGTATTATTACAGTTTTACTTATTGCCTTTTTATGCTCTAGTAATCGAAAATCAATAAGCTTTCGTGCGGTATTAGGAGGTCTAGCAATACAAGTAACGTTTGCTTTTATCGTTTTAAAATGGGAGTTTGGACAAAGCGTTTTAGCTCGGATAGCACTTGGTGTTGATCATATTATTAGTTATGCATACGAAGGGATAGCTTTTTTATTTGAAGGAGTGGTTGCTTCTGAAAATATAGGTTTTATATTTGCGTTTGAGGTATTACCAATCGTTATATTTTTTTCTGCATTAATCTCTGTATTATATTACATTGGTGTCATGCAGCTTGTTATTCAATGGTTAGGTGGCGCACTTTCAAAGTTACTAGGGACGAGTAAAACGGAATCTCTTTCTGCGGCAGCTAATATTTTTGTCGGACAAACAGAAGCGCCACTTGTCGTAAAACCTTACTTAGATAAAATGACACGTTCTGAAATATTCGCAGTTATGACAGGGGGACTAGCGTCAGTAGCTGGTTCTGTTCTTATTGGTTATTCCTTACTAGGTGTCCCACTTGAGTATTTACTTGCTGCAAGCTTTATGGCTGCCCCCGCTGGATTAGTAATGGCAAAAATAATCGTTCCTGAAACAGAGTTTACTGAAAGGTCGGATGAATTACAGTTAGAAAAGGACAAAGACTCTGCAAATGTCATTGATGCTGCTGCAAGGGGGGCAAGTACAGGATTACAGCTAGCATTAAATATAGGTGCGATGCTTCTAGCGTTTATGGCACTCATTGCACTTGTAAATGGATTACTAAGTTGGGTAGGGACTTGGTTTGGTGTTGAAAATGTAACGCTTGAAGTGATATTAGGTTATATTTTTTCACCATTAGCGTTTGCAATAGGGGTACCGTGGGCTGAAGCAGTAACTGCAGGTAGCTTTATTGGCCAAAAATTAATACTGAATGAGTTCGTTGCTTACGCAAACTTTTCTCCAATGATCGATGAGTTAACACCGAAAACAGTTGCAGTGATTAGTTTTGCATTATGTGGATTTGCAAACATATCATCACTAGGTATATTACTCGGTGGGCTTGGTAACTTAGCCCCTAGTCGCCGTCCTGATATTGCAAGGTTAGGTTTAAGAGCGGTGTTAGCTGGAATGCTGGCATCATTATTAAGCGCATCGATTGCAGGGATGTTGTTTTAG
- the metE gene encoding 5-methyltetrahydropteroyltriglutamate--homocysteine S-methyltransferase, with product MNLISTVHGYPYIGDNREWKKCLEAFWKKEITEEQFNSKMEAIRLNHLKRQQELGLDFITVGDFTLYDRMLDHATMFGIIPERYSWIGGKVEFSTYYAMARGKSDVIACEMTKWFNTNYHYIVPEYEDRPLQLTENYILEYFIEAKEKLGLITKPTIIGPYTFVQLSKGYDEKTKASFYLKLLPLYVKVLQELVDAGAEWIQIEEPSLVLSLDKDDIKLVQQIYRQLVESVPSAKIMLQTYFEGLSAYEDICDIPVAGIGLDFVHGKEQNTSSIRQYGFPKDKVLGIGVINGRDIWRANLAEKATDVHAVLSISGATKAWIQSSCSLQHVPVTTKSETKLESTLINALAFADEKIVEITSVTSYVRDDAWYGNKRVSDSMKAIETLSQHKMRKNEKVREELSLLEQNHFSRPMAFKERQSLQKEVLQLPDYPTTTIGSFPQSKIVKETRKAWRQQEISDDTYRDFLEKETARWISLQEDIGLDVLVHGEFERTDMVEYFGEKLSGFAFTEKAWVVSYGSRCVKPPVIYGDIEWTSPMTVKEVVQAQKLTSKPVKGMLTGPVTILNWSFVRDDISHEQVANQIALALRKEITALEDAGIKIIQVDEPALREGLPLRIENRDAYLAWAINAFKLATSRVKNTTQIHTHMCYCEFNDFIEPIRALDADVISIETSRSHGELIESLKQDPYDLGIGLGVYDIHSPRIPSVEEIDTILKDSIQVIPKEQFWVNPDCGLKTRNEEETIASLKNMVKATHKLRKLQSYPVQ from the coding sequence ATGAATTTAATTAGTACAGTACATGGTTATCCTTACATCGGTGATAACAGAGAATGGAAGAAATGTTTAGAAGCCTTTTGGAAGAAAGAAATAACAGAGGAGCAATTTAACTCAAAAATGGAAGCAATTCGCTTAAATCATCTGAAGCGCCAGCAAGAATTAGGTTTAGATTTTATCACTGTTGGTGATTTCACCCTATATGATCGTATGCTAGATCATGCAACAATGTTTGGTATCATACCTGAACGTTATAGTTGGATAGGTGGGAAGGTCGAGTTTTCAACATATTATGCAATGGCACGTGGGAAAAGTGATGTTATCGCATGTGAAATGACAAAGTGGTTCAACACGAACTATCACTACATTGTACCCGAATATGAAGACAGACCGTTACAATTAACTGAAAACTATATTTTAGAGTATTTTATAGAAGCAAAGGAAAAATTGGGTCTTATTACAAAACCAACTATCATTGGTCCGTACACTTTTGTGCAATTATCTAAAGGATATGATGAAAAAACGAAAGCATCGTTTTACTTAAAACTATTACCATTGTATGTAAAAGTGTTGCAGGAGCTTGTTGACGCTGGTGCAGAGTGGATACAAATCGAAGAACCTTCATTAGTACTATCTCTAGATAAGGACGATATTAAACTCGTTCAACAAATATACAGACAATTAGTCGAAAGTGTACCATCAGCTAAAATTATGCTGCAAACATACTTTGAAGGTTTATCAGCATATGAGGACATTTGTGACATCCCTGTCGCAGGAATTGGATTAGACTTTGTACACGGTAAAGAGCAAAATACATCCTCCATTCGCCAGTATGGTTTTCCAAAGGATAAAGTGTTAGGAATTGGGGTGATTAATGGGCGAGACATTTGGCGTGCTAATTTAGCAGAAAAAGCAACAGATGTTCATGCTGTATTATCCATCAGCGGTGCTACTAAAGCATGGATCCAATCGTCATGTAGCTTACAGCATGTTCCTGTGACTACAAAATCAGAAACGAAGCTTGAGTCAACACTAATAAACGCATTAGCTTTTGCTGATGAAAAAATAGTTGAAATAACAAGTGTAACTTCCTATGTGCGAGATGATGCTTGGTACGGGAACAAGCGCGTATCTGACAGTATGAAAGCTATTGAAACATTAAGTCAGCATAAAATGAGAAAAAATGAAAAAGTGAGAGAAGAACTTTCTTTACTCGAGCAAAATCATTTTTCAAGACCAATGGCTTTTAAAGAACGACAATCTTTACAAAAAGAAGTACTGCAATTACCCGATTATCCAACAACGACTATCGGCAGCTTCCCTCAATCTAAAATAGTAAAAGAAACACGTAAGGCATGGAGACAGCAAGAAATTAGTGATGATACTTATAGAGATTTTCTAGAAAAAGAGACGGCACGTTGGATCTCCCTTCAAGAGGATATTGGACTGGATGTTTTAGTGCACGGAGAATTTGAACGTACAGATATGGTTGAATACTTTGGAGAAAAATTAAGTGGCTTTGCATTTACTGAAAAAGCATGGGTTGTCTCATACGGTTCCCGCTGTGTAAAACCACCAGTGATATACGGTGACATTGAGTGGACTTCTCCAATGACTGTAAAAGAAGTTGTGCAAGCACAAAAATTAACTTCTAAACCTGTAAAAGGAATGCTAACAGGACCTGTGACTATTCTAAATTGGTCCTTCGTTCGTGATGATATTTCACATGAACAAGTAGCGAATCAAATTGCATTAGCACTAAGAAAAGAAATTACCGCTTTAGAGGATGCTGGAATTAAAATTATTCAAGTTGATGAACCTGCATTACGTGAAGGCTTGCCACTACGTATCGAGAATAGAGATGCATATTTAGCTTGGGCAATAAACGCATTTAAACTAGCAACATCAAGAGTTAAAAATACGACTCAGATTCATACGCATATGTGCTATTGTGAATTTAATGACTTTATTGAACCGATTCGTGCACTTGATGCTGATGTTATTTCTATTGAGACTTCTAGAAGTCATGGCGAACTAATCGAGTCGCTTAAACAAGATCCATATGATTTAGGTATCGGACTAGGGGTGTATGATATTCATAGTCCACGCATCCCTAGTGTCGAAGAAATAGATACAATATTAAAAGATAGTATACAAGTCATACCTAAAGAACAATTTTGGGTCAATCCCGACTGTGGATTGAAGACACGAAATGAAGAGGAGACAATAGCTTCTCTTAAAAATATGGTTAAGGCTACACATAAGCTTCGCAAGCTTCAATCATATCCAGTTCAATGA
- a CDS encoding ABC1 kinase family protein, producing MAIVLKMAFVIFLQVYWYKLRKKPESDWELLWIKIGKRFRNTLFELEGLLIKIGQLLSIRADLLPHGFINQIQDLTDHVPPSEWGEIKEILEREWGTSIEEHFLSIEEKAVASASIGEVYKAVLKSGEEVAIKVQRPDIQSIIKTDFRTLRVIIWFADHLVPLPKGFINFKVLFKELKEVIERELDFSQEKNVLLSFKERFKENESVIIPGVYDELSTSSVLVMDWLDGIKVTDKVRLNELGINRGDLVEGIMKVFLPQWLEPGVFHADPHSGNMLVSREGKIILLDFGMVGEISNSDAIYFQKLIEGLLSKNYVKAVDSLVHLGFLLPEADPRIMEKLLAEMMTIQPNQLKNMDLVAMKLEMNDMIQALPIQVPTRFVFLGRSFVTIEGVLRGLATDEELMALFKPIFMNWLKQKGNNKWSFISYWLQSQPVFKFFYSIAEFLKLPKTLEELKETEQRREFQFTLYENSKQRLFYLSASSAIGILVGIYTEHDFIMQLCIGVTALSSFGYLVFSYKLRKWMKFMHEKRR from the coding sequence ATGGCTATAGTTTTAAAGATGGCTTTCGTCATTTTTTTACAGGTGTATTGGTACAAGCTTAGAAAAAAACCTGAGTCTGACTGGGAACTGTTATGGATAAAAATTGGGAAACGATTTCGGAACACATTGTTTGAGCTAGAGGGGTTACTTATTAAAATTGGCCAATTATTAAGTATTAGGGCAGACCTATTGCCTCATGGATTTATCAATCAAATTCAAGATCTAACAGACCATGTTCCGCCATCGGAGTGGGGCGAAATTAAGGAGATACTTGAGAGGGAATGGGGCACTTCTATAGAGGAACATTTTTTATCTATTGAGGAAAAGGCTGTTGCTTCAGCTTCGATAGGCGAAGTGTATAAAGCGGTGTTAAAAAGTGGTGAGGAGGTAGCCATTAAAGTTCAGCGTCCTGACATCCAATCTATTATTAAAACAGACTTCCGTACTTTAAGAGTGATTATATGGTTTGCTGACCACCTAGTACCTTTACCAAAAGGCTTTATCAATTTTAAAGTTTTGTTTAAAGAGTTAAAAGAGGTCATTGAGCGGGAACTTGATTTTTCTCAGGAGAAAAATGTTTTGCTTTCTTTTAAAGAACGATTTAAAGAGAATGAATCTGTTATTATTCCAGGCGTCTATGATGAACTGAGCACTTCTAGTGTACTAGTAATGGACTGGCTCGACGGAATAAAGGTTACGGATAAGGTAAGGTTAAACGAGCTTGGGATAAACCGTGGTGATCTTGTAGAGGGTATAATGAAAGTCTTTCTGCCACAATGGCTAGAACCCGGAGTCTTCCACGCAGACCCTCATTCAGGAAATATGCTCGTATCAAGGGAAGGAAAAATTATATTATTAGATTTCGGTATGGTAGGGGAAATATCAAACAGTGACGCTATTTATTTTCAAAAGTTAATTGAAGGGTTACTTTCAAAGAATTATGTGAAAGCAGTAGATAGTCTCGTCCATTTAGGTTTTTTACTTCCAGAGGCTGACCCGAGAATTATGGAAAAACTTTTGGCTGAGATGATGACAATTCAACCAAATCAGCTAAAAAATATGGATCTTGTTGCAATGAAGCTAGAAATGAATGACATGATTCAAGCACTGCCCATCCAAGTGCCGACACGTTTTGTATTTCTTGGACGCTCCTTCGTAACGATAGAAGGTGTATTGAGAGGATTAGCAACAGATGAAGAACTAATGGCTTTATTTAAGCCAATATTTATGAATTGGTTAAAACAAAAAGGAAATAATAAATGGTCCTTTATATCATACTGGTTACAATCACAGCCTGTGTTTAAATTCTTCTACTCTATAGCAGAATTTTTAAAGCTCCCAAAAACGTTGGAGGAACTAAAAGAAACCGAACAAAGAAGAGAATTTCAATTTACATTATATGAAAATAGCAAACAACGACTTTTCTATTTATCAGCTAGCAGTGCTATTGGTATATTGGTAGGAATATACACAGAGCATGACTTCATCATGCAGCTATGTATTGGGGTTACTGCATTGTCATCTTTTGGATATTTAGTGTTTAGCTATAAGCTGCGGAAATGGATGAAGTTTATGCATGAAAAAAGAAGGTGA
- a CDS encoding HD domain-containing protein, whose amino-acid sequence MITEPLYPTIEPYEWEKELLLSTPVRRLKHLAHFGAGALLSSVVHSRYEHTIGVWKLASYFFPNDNILRIAAILHDVGHLPFSHSVEKTLGFNHHHLTEQMIKEKEISDILHKVNICPSEVIQFLRHTSPLNGNEYILGIDHLDSFLRDTYMMGKIDFLPKHLLPQLSCTSKGIATDEETGIYLLKLIKRDHQVFLDPIMVAVDRLLAEAIKCHWNATAQNDKKLFPTLTDSAVIEMLKESPSSKARRLIHTILYAPHKIIITKEQGIGLPISIRKVYNKTPLLNGKPLNEESEEARKIFDSLSSLTFQLEVFIKD is encoded by the coding sequence ATGATAACCGAACCTTTATATCCAACAATAGAGCCCTATGAGTGGGAAAAAGAGCTATTACTAAGCACTCCAGTAAGACGGCTCAAGCACTTAGCACACTTTGGAGCAGGCGCACTCTTATCATCAGTAGTTCATTCTAGATACGAACATACAATTGGCGTTTGGAAATTAGCTTCATATTTCTTTCCAAACGACAATATATTAAGAATTGCTGCCATTCTTCATGATGTTGGTCACCTACCATTTTCACATTCAGTAGAAAAAACATTAGGCTTCAATCACCACCACCTCACAGAACAAATGATTAAAGAAAAAGAAATTAGCGACATTTTACATAAAGTTAACATTTGTCCGAGCGAAGTTATTCAATTTCTTAGACACACTTCTCCCTTGAATGGTAATGAGTATATTTTAGGCATTGACCACCTAGACAGTTTTCTCAGAGATACATACATGATGGGAAAAATTGATTTTCTTCCAAAGCACTTGTTACCTCAATTATCTTGTACATCAAAAGGAATTGCTACAGATGAAGAAACAGGTATTTACTTATTGAAACTAATAAAACGCGACCATCAAGTTTTTCTCGATCCGATTATGGTTGCTGTTGATAGATTACTTGCAGAAGCAATTAAGTGTCACTGGAATGCAACTGCTCAAAACGATAAAAAGCTATTCCCTACACTGACTGACTCAGCTGTTATAGAGATGCTAAAAGAGTCTCCTTCTAGTAAAGCAAGACGTTTGATTCATACGATTTTATACGCTCCACACAAGATTATTATTACAAAAGAACAAGGGATTGGTTTGCCTATAAGTATCCGAAAAGTTTACAATAAAACACCACTCTTGAATGGAAAACCATTAAACGAAGAGAGTGAAGAAGCTCGAAAAATATTTGATAGCTTGTCATCACTTACGTTTCAATTAGAAGTTTTCATAAAGGATTAA
- a CDS encoding NUDIX hydrolase produces the protein MEYVKELRKLIGNRPLILPGAVVLVINEKNELLLQQRPSGAWGLPGGLMELGESLEDTAKREVKEETGLTIENLKFLGMFSGADYFFKLSNGDQYYSVTSVYVSREYDGEIKIDNEESIDVKFFSLDRLPKGLTKDYLSYIEPYINQFKHSAN, from the coding sequence ATGGAATATGTAAAAGAATTGAGGAAGTTAATTGGTAATAGACCGTTAATTCTCCCTGGTGCAGTAGTGTTAGTGATTAATGAAAAGAACGAGCTGTTATTGCAACAGCGACCAAGTGGAGCGTGGGGACTACCTGGAGGATTAATGGAACTAGGTGAAAGCTTGGAAGATACAGCAAAAAGAGAAGTGAAAGAAGAAACAGGGCTAACGATAGAAAACTTAAAGTTTCTAGGTATGTTTTCAGGGGCTGATTACTTTTTTAAACTATCTAATGGGGATCAGTATTATTCTGTTACGTCTGTTTATGTAAGCAGAGAATATGATGGAGAAATTAAAATTGATAATGAGGAGTCTATAGATGTAAAGTTCTTTAGCTTAGACCGTTTACCTAAAGGTTTAACAAAGGATTATCTTAGTTATATAGAACCATATATCAATCAATTCAAGCATAGCGCTAATTGA